From a single Theropithecus gelada isolate Dixy chromosome 10, Tgel_1.0, whole genome shotgun sequence genomic region:
- the LOC112632504 gene encoding uncharacterized protein LOC112632504, translating into MCSAVWTLEDILIQEDVKKFSKSIRKIEETQMGNEYMGTHLSGKEGMASQPTEAHWQHRTSLQSRDSPSRKSSQALGGHGLRTRSREDTVTNSWLIWQVWAAARPVASPAPPDLCLQLSYNLGRAPMHQFYGRQRCTTHIPFPGRACWPGCSECGSRWPPAISNFRELPCLRSCPFWGSSRLPEGLQKHSGHHDGQIWLMGAPLVAEALLGHIAVDFALSTFFSQELIPINIHPPPSQTVLASASGEPSLGQVSWERARLLQVACDQEDGGGRCVPMGSNSRPV; encoded by the exons ATGTGCAG CGCTGTCTGGACTCTAGAAGATATTCTGATTCAAGAGGATGTAAAGAAATTCTCtaagtcaataagaaaaatagaagaaacccAAATGGGCAATGAGTACATGGGAACTCACCTCAGTGGAAAAGAGGGAATGGCAAGCCAGCCCACCGAAGCCCACTGGCAACATAGGACAAGCCTGCAAAGCAGAGACAGCCCCTCCAGGAAGAGCAGCCAGGCCTTGGGAGGACATGGCCTCAGGACCAGATCCAGGGAGGACACAGTCACTAACTCCTGGCTCATCTGGCAGGTGTGGGCAGCAGCCAGGCCCGTGGCTTCACCAGCTCCccctgatctctgccttcagCTGTCCTACAACCTGGGTCGGGCACCTATGCACCAGTTTTATGGCAGGCAGAGATGCACCACCCACATCCCCTTTCCAGGTAGGGCTTGCTGGCCTGGCTGTAGCGAGTGTGGCAGCAGATGGCCTCCAGCTATCAGCAActtcagagagctgccttgcctgAGGTCCTGTCCCTTCTGGGGAAGCTCCCGTCTGCCAGAGGGGCTACAAAAGCACAGTGGACACCATGATGGGCAAATATGGCTCATGGGAGCACCACTGGTGGCTGAGGCACTGTTGGGCCACATAGCAGTTGACTTTGCCCTCTCCACCTTCTTTTCACAAGAGTTGATCCCAATAAACATCCATCCTCCTCCATCCCAAACTgtcttggcatctgcttctggagagccCAGCCTGGGGCAAGTTTCATGGGAAAGGGCACGTCTCCTGCAAGTTGCCTGTGACCAGGAAGATGGAGGAGGGAGATGTGTCCCCATGGGTTCCA ACAGCCGCCCAGTCTAG